Below is a genomic region from Triticum dicoccoides isolate Atlit2015 ecotype Zavitan chromosome 5A, WEW_v2.0, whole genome shotgun sequence.
cacatcgaccgctatccaacatgcatctagagtattaagttcaaaagaacagagtaacgctttaagcaagatgacatgatgtagagggataaactcatgcaatatgatataaaccccatcttgttatccttgatggcaacaatacaatacgtgccttgctgcccctactgtcactgggaaaggacaccacaagattgaacccaaagctaagcacttctcccattgcaagaaagatcaatctagtaggccaaaccaaactgcttattcgatgagacttgcaaagataaccaatcatacataaaagaattcagagaagattcaaatattgttcatagataagcttgatcataaacccacaattcatcggtctcaacaaacacaccgcaaaagaagattacatcgaatagatctccacaggagagggggagaactttgtattgagatccacaaagagagaagaagccatctagctaataactatggacccgaaggtctaaagtaaactactcacacttcatcggagaggctatggtgttgatgtagaagccctccgtgatcgatgccccctccggcggagctccgaaaaaggccccaagatgggatctcacggatacagaaagttacggtggtggaattagggttttggctccgtatctggtagtttggggtacgtaggtatttataggaggaagaagtacgtcggtggagcaatgcgggccccacgagggtggagggcgtgcctggggggtaggcgtgccccctacctcgtgccttcctgattGATGTcttgatcatgttcgttccgaaaatcatgttcccgaaggtttcattccgtttggactccgtttgatattctttttctgtgaaactctgaaataggcaaaaaaacatcaattctgggctgggcctcgagttaataggttagtcccaaaaataatataaaagtgtataataaagcccaataatgtccaaaacaggatataatatagcatggaacaataaaaaattatagatacgttggagacgtatcagggggccttcaaatcttgacaaattttagtAAAAATGAAGGATGAGCTCGAACAAAggagaagaacagaggagaggaatGAAAGGGGAAAACAGATAGAAATCGGTTCGGGctcgacgaagggtttatatagaggCACATTTAGTCCTAGTTGGTCATACAAACCGGGACTAGAGGTACACCTCTAGTACCGGTACATCTCACGAACGGGGACTAAATGTgctggtggggccccagcctgacaccagcctgccaccactataggttcaacacgaaccaggactaatgatTCCCACccccctagccgttggaaccggcactaatggtcgcaTTAGTACCATTCCCTTTCCAAACATTGACTAATGGGGCTTACGTGAAGTCGTTTTTCTACTACTGGTTGTCTTGCCTCTGCAACCTTGCATTGCTAGAGAGACCACTCTGACAATGACGGCGACGTCATGGACGCTAACGGAGGTGCATCTAGCCAGGGCGCCCATGTGTACGAGGTCACTATCCGCTACCTAGTGTAGTTTGTTTTTAGGTTTTAGTTGAACGAACAAAATATCCTCTGTCTTAAGTAAATTATATCCAAACTTAAGTGAATTTTGCCCTGTTTGCATGTAATTTGTCCATTTTGTTCAAATCTGATTCAAAATGTATGCGGGCATAGTTGGATGGCCGACTCGCACATCAGTGCCCATGGACTATCGAGACAAGTCCGTGGACAAACACAGTGTTCGTTATAGGCCATCTCCAACATTATCGGATGATGCACATGGACTTGCATTATTTAATTCAATGTTTACAGTATCTAATCTAAGCAAATGAAACGATGTAAGGACTCTCCCAATGCAGGTTTCAGTTTTATAGGTCTTGCTGATATAGCATAATTGTTAATGAAGAGAGATGGATGTTGTAGTTTAGCTAACAAACAATCCTTGCACCTGGCCATAGAGAAAAAATATTCTAGACCAATCACATGTATGCATGAGCCTCAAATCATTAAATGTATATACAACCCCTAAGAAATAATGCATGCATGGTCACCATAGGTGATGAAGTAACATCAACCGAAAAATAACATGAAAAAAGTTGAAGACTCATTCCTCAGAACTCCTATCACTAGACTGTCACCCATATCTGAGCGATCATTCCCCAATTATTGTATCTAGAGATCATGGAGACCCAATCCTGCTCCCAGATCATAAAGGACCACATATGGATCCAAGTATTAGCTTTGAAAATGACCTGATGTGCAAAAATTGGAGCTTTTGATCTGTTAAGGATAGCAATGAGTCGAGTTCAACAATATCAAATACATACCCCAATCCATGAAGTCATTCTTTAAACAACACGAATAAACCCATGGACATAAAATTATGTCCATGTTGAAACCCAGTGGATGTCCATTGGGTATGGATATCCATTGGTTGGTCCCAACATGTATAAGCAATACCTTAGGAAATAGTAAAAGCGCCAGCTAGTTCTAGGGTTAACACTTTGGACAATATTAGATAACCACAAGTACACAACACATCAATTTCCATTTTAAGGTCCTCACAAAATGTAGCACAACATCAAAGGTTCCCACACAAGTCAGACTATGAGGTTGGGTTAGAGCACGCCCACATGCATAGAGTCATGCCAATGCAATACCCACGACTGGTTGGGTGGGGTTTGGGCACTACGCATGGGTGCAAAAACAAATCTAAACCATGCACATTTGGTTCGGGTATCTATGGGTATTCATGTCCATGGGTAAGATTTCCATCCTTACTAAAAACACAATTACTGAGCCAAATTCATGTAGCCCAAAGTAAAGCAGTAACTTCAACATGAATATGGACATTAATGCTAGGATGAATACCCACCAACCTGTTTTCGAACATATTCAAACTACTTGTAGGTGGAGGTAGATTAAATGGGCATGAGAAGTATGCCATAATAATTTAGAAAGTTGGCATTAAAGGAAAATATGCTAAATAGATACTTCAATGCTGCAAAACAACATTTTGTGTAACTTTATCACTCACGCTTCCTGAGGTTATGCTTGTTAATGGAACGTTAAGCTTCCAAATATACTTGCAATGAAATGGCAGGTCTTCGTTGATGAGGCATGTATACACGATCAATTTCACGGAGATAGCGCCAGAGGAATTCTAATTCAAGCGGAAACTTGTTAATGGAACGTTAAGCTTCCAAATATACTTGCGATGAAATGGCGGGTCATCATTGATGAGGCATGTATACACGATCAATATCACCGAGATAGCGCCAGAGGAATTCTAATTCAAGCGGAAAAGTGTCTAGTTCATCATTCATGGTAACCATCATCAATGTATTGACGAGGTGTAACTAGTCCATCCACTTTTTCCCCAACGAGAGACCGTCCAAATGCAACATTCCAATGAAAACCTCATTCCATTGCACAATGTTTTAAAGACGAGGGTATTTCAAACCTATAGGCTCCTCTAGCCATGCATCCTCCCAAAACCTTATGGTTAAGCCATTGCCCACCACAAAGCATCCTCTGTGAAGATTTCCGTTTTACCCATGTCGAACCTTTCCAAGTAGGTGAATGAACGGGTTTTCCTTGAACCTGGGATAAGGTTTTTGAGGGGAGATACTTATTTCTAAACAAGTCGTGCCAAACCCATCCTCACTAAGTAACTTGAATATCCATCTGCTGAGAAAACACGTTGTTTTTATTTTAAGGACCTCCATACCAATACCATCATGGTCTTTAGGTCTGCAAATGATGCCTCATCTCATTAGGTGATATTTGCTTTTGTTTCCATCACATTGCCAAAAGAATCTAGATCTATAAAAGTCAAGTCTTTTCCTAACCACGTTGGGTATCTCGAAGATGGACACATAAACATTGGGAAACTAGTTAGGACATCATTGATAAGCAGAGAGACAAGTGGCCACTTAACTAGCCCCAACACTAACTAAGGAAGCATAGAGATGAAAAAATCATGTAGTAACATAGCATAGAATGTCATGAAGGTATGTGAAAACATCTGGGTGGCACAGATTAATTGGTGCCATGTGATAGAAACTGCTATTTAAACCATTCCTGGAATGAACCTCTTTTGAAGCCCTTGCCATGTCGAGCTATAGTGGAAGAAAGAACTAAAAAGTACAAGAAAATTTCTCGTAGCCGAGTAGGTAACATTGTGGTTAAATGTATTACGAAAGACAGGATAAATTATTAGCTTATCAAACACTCTTTCAAGccgaatgaaagagattgaagaaatCCACAACTGACCTTACTTAGATGATTTTGTAAGGTTTTGTGATTGTGCATCATGATGGAAGGACCGGTAAAAATAAAACTCTTCCATTACCTAGAAAACATAAGGGTTATTTTCGCCGATAAAATCATGTGATGAAATAAAATATTGAAAATTATTTCGCATAATCTTTTCACACCATTGTTCCTCAAATGTGTATGTAGGATACAATGACCCAGCTAGGCAGCCTGGATGCGGGGGCGTCATACATTAAGAAGTTGAAGGAGAGGATCGATGAACTACAACGTAGGAGGAGCTCTATACAAGCCTTAGATACCATAAGAGGAGATACTAGCATTCCAACGCCCACCACCATCACTATCATGAGCAGCGGTGCAGGGTCACCAGAAGAAGGGAAAGCTTGGGAGGAATTAGCACCGGTATTGCAGGTGCGACAACACAACGGTTCAGCGATGGAGGTGAGGTTGATATGCTGCATGGAGAGGCCGATCAAGCTCCACGAGGTGATCACCATCCATGAGGAAGAAGGTGCAACGATTGTCAATGCCAATCACTCTATTGCTGGCCACAAAATGGTCTATACTATACATTCTCAGGTACGTGTGTGTGTAGGCATAGCCTTTTGCATTCATAACTCGCAAATACGTTTTTATTGCAACAGGTAGGGTGTACATGAATCTGCGGATTCAAGTATTGAACAGTAATAAATTATGCCAATAAAATATAGCTCATGTTGCATGGAAATCTTATCATTATATTCATATTAAAAAGCATCAATTTCTTGAATAAAATTATTTTTGTGATACAAACAGTTTTCCTTTTCGGAACTTTGGATGAATAGGCTTATTATTAGAAAAAAATATTAATCATACTTATTTGAGGGGTGCTCATTGTTTGTAGTGTAATGTTACTCTGAATTATAGGCGTAGATCTAAAAGGACGGAGGAAAATATGAGTGTCCCATAAAAGAGATGACCGCTATAGGCGTAGATCTAAAAGGACGAAGGAAAATATGACTGTCACATAAAAAAGATGACCGCCATGCATGTACACGTACATGAAAAATGTGGAACCATATTATTCCTCTCTGACCANNNNNNNNNNNNNNNNNNNNNNNNNNNNNNNNNNNNNNNNNNNNNNNNNNNNNNNNNNNNNNNNNNNNNNNNNNNNNNNNNNNNNNNNNNNNNNNNNNNNNNNNNNNNNNNNNNNNNNNNNNNNNNNNNNNNNNNNNNNNNNNNNNNNNNNNNNNNNNNNNNNNNNNNNNNNNNNNNNNNNNNNNNNNNNNNNNNNNNNNNNNNNNNNNNNNNNNNNNNNNNNNNNNNNNNNNNNNNNNNNNNNNNNNNNNNNNNNNNNNNNNNNNNNNNNNNNNNNNNNNNNNNNNNNNNNNNNNNNNNNNNNNNNNNNNNNNNNNNNNNNNNNNNNNNNNNNNNAAAATGTCTAACAAATTTAATTAAATGTGATTCATTTTGTATTGCGTGATGTGTTAAATTTCTCCATCTAAATATCTAACTAAAAAGTTGACTATTTTTGCATCAAGTTAATTGCATTTCCTCTCTCTACTTCGTGCAGGCCTTCAGCTCTAGAATTGGCATAGACGTTTCAAGGGTTTCTGAGCGATTGGGAGCCTTGGTATGAGAGTAAATTGATTTGTGCAAAATATATATAGATAACTATATAAATTAAACATCCCATGGATGGTACATGATATCCAATTATTAATTGACGACATGTTGGGGGTGGAAAAAAATAATTAGCTAGCTATTGTCTTCTCCATGTTGGTTTCAACACATGATCAACGTATGAAAAAATGTTGATTGATCTCGGTCTATACTCTATAGTCACCTACAAATTTATAGTAACAGGTTTTGGGATGGCATACCTAGTTGATGTGTTGATAACAGTTTAATCGTGTTATAGAAACCGAACATGCTTGTGTTGTCTCTAAATGTGCAGCTCTGACTTTTTTCCCTGCAAAAATCAGGCACTACCATGCATGCACGGCAATCTGCAGGTCCTCAGGTACACCGACCAGTCCAATGTGTCTCCTCCCAAGGAGCTTGTCAGCAACAATGATATAGGTGGAACCGAGAAGGTGTCACACCCCGAGTGTGAAACATTGGTTGGGCAAGACCAAGCGATGTGGAGTTCCATGCTTGCGTCAATATCACCAGAAATATTCGAGTAGGTGCCGGCCATGTAAACTGTACCCGAGCCCTGTTCTACCTTGAGGTGCATGTTCTCCTCTCAATCCAAGGCAAAGGCCTTCCAAGTCCGCATGTAATTGGCAATTCTAAGAATAATGTCTCTCACTAATCGACTACTTCAACAAAGTAAAGGAAGTCGTCCATACtattttttttttttagaaaaggaggatgacccccggcctctgcatctgggagatgcatacggccactttattgattattctcaaggaccttacaaagtattacaacaatgtgcctgaatccaccatcttggcaacatatgccgctactcctatccaaaatgatgaaggggtgctagttgggccactacccagaccactcacctaagcctaacatcaaaagccggaaccgaaacacattcggaagccccagccgagccacataccgggtctggggcataatccggtcagacgcactcgtgtgtcgtcgccgccatcttccacaggtccgtcttcagatcaaattgaggcttctaccttgtctggccactcagctatcgacgtcaccacgacaccagacagcttcgtcctcctgcgcgagtccatcgccACACATCGGACGCCGaatctccactgcgccacgccgccgagatacgccgccatccatgagtaggatgaagcaccgctccgccGAGACCGGCAGGGCTTCTGAAGACCAATCCGCCGCCAAGCAACCAAAGCATCACATCCACCCCAAGCTCACCAAGAACGACACCCCCAAGAAGGTGACGACGCCCGGAGCGCCGCTGTCGCTCAATCCGGCATGGATTTGGGCTTTCGCCCGGCATACGAGCTGGGTGtaaggaagaggggaaggaggcaATCTGgacggcgcctccaagaagggtacGGCGCCCTCGGGCGTCGCCGCCGTCGTGACCAGCACTGCTGGCCTCGGATTTCTCCGGAGCCACCTCCCACCTCCAGCCGCCAAACCGGTACAACTCCGACGACAAAGGCCGCCGAAAGCAGGACCATTGGAGGCAGCCCTGGTTGAAGTAGACGGAAgccttcagatctggatcgggcgccgCCAATGCGATTCCCGATCCAGCGTCCGATCTACGCCGCCGAAGACCGaacgcgcccgcgccgcgccttgcGCGCCCTCGCCACGCCATCCCGAACACGGCAACCCTCGCCGGTGCGCGCACCCGCGCGAGCGCCGCGCCGAGTCCCCGCCCGAACGAACGGCCCGCGCCGCCCCTGCTCGAGCTGGAGGAGggaagggccccgccgccgccgagccgcgcgggcttcgcccggcaacgtccgccggcggcggcgagggaaggagGGGCCGGAGGGGCCTgcgctggcggcggctagggttcgctcCCGGGCCGCCCGCGGGAGCGACCTGGGGAGCCGTACCAGTCGTCCATACTATGCCATGCTAGTATCTCCTCTTGACAAAGAGGATGTGGTCAACTATGTGTTGTGTGACCTTGGCTCCAACTACAATCCCCTATTGTCATCGATCACAACTCAATCAAGAATTGGTGTCCCTTAGTGATTTGTATTCTTGTCTACGTCTTTCCAAATCATGTTGGGGCAGCAATACCTCTCATTCCAGGGTAACTCTTCGGGCAAATTTACTCCACCTGGCTTGGTGCACACGAAACATGCCCTATATATAGAAGGTCTATTCATCACCCAGGATGTAGAATAACTTATtcttcttacgatcatttcatatataaattgtattTAATACAAATAGTTACATTTATATTGATTCACTGcgaaaaaattggcataaggaaaaaaTAGATCATAAGACAAGAAAAATTGCATTTTATGTACATTTTATACTAtgtttacgtaacataaaatattttttacaacgATTATATATTTCTTGCGTTCTATTTTTACGTCTGAAATAAGAAAAAAATTGTGGAACGAAAAATTATGGCGCATTGATgttaaaatagaggggggtgaagaacaagtattcctcacccagggtgatgaATAGTCAATGATGCAAGTTCACAATGCTCCAAGTTCCAAGATGCTCTGCATGTTCTGTATTTATTTAGGTGGGTTGTTAAGAGATAGAACTGTAAACATGTTGCATATCAGCTCTTCCCCCTAGATTTGCCActgcctcctcctctgttctcatggtcgtcatctcctccatTCCCCACGGTTTGCTTGATAATAATATTTGTTGATATGTGGTAATTATTATGGGTGTACACACCCCGTTAATAATAATTATGGTTCAACGCGTGCCCCGCAAATTGCATCCTTACATAGTACTCATGTTGCTCCTATGTTGTCGCCACAAGCATCTTCATCTACCTCGGATCCAATTTTAAACGAATTATGGCAATATTTGCATAAGATGTTTCAAGAAACTTCCGAAAATGAGCCAAAAGTAAGGATTCATGTGTACCAAAAGCTTTATCTTGAAAACTTCGATGTCGTTTTGtaccctcaaggttataaggttcTTGATTTTGTTAAATTTAGCGGTGAGGGGAGAAAAACAATGTGGGAGCATGGTACTCAATATCTGACACAGTTGGGTATAGGAAGTTCCATAGAAAaactgaaagtgcgtttatttcccctATCTTTAACTAGCACTTCAGTTTCTTGATTAATTTTTTCCTTTGTCACATGGATCTATTCTATTGTGGTCGCAACTAGAGCAAAAGCTTCAGGATCACTCAGAAATAATAAGATAAAATTGTCACATCTTACATCGATTAGACAAAGTCATGATGAATCAGACAccgattatgtcaagagatttagagatataaaaaaccgatgttatagcttaatgataaccgagagagacttagGGGATCTTATTCTTAATGGTTTGAAAACCCACATTGAAGAGAGGCTAGAAAGTTATAGTTCTTAAATATTAACCAAGTCTTATAAAAACCTTTGGCCCAAGATAGTCGAAGTAAAGAGGTTCATAGTTCTATAACCGATCGTCCTCTAATGCATATATTTGAGTATAATGATGATCATTCGGACCATGAGGTCGACGCCTATAGCACTGAATTTTTTTTTCCTTAAAGGCCAAACCTTATACATGCAATGCGCCTAAGCTGATTTGCGAGAACCATGATGAGGAGATGGAATTTACTTTTGATATATCCAAGTTTTATAAAGATATTTGATACTCTCTTGCAAAACAAGATGATTAGAATGCCACATACCTTGCCGCCGTTTGAGGAGCTAAAGCGGCATGCATATTGGTCTAAGTGCATCTAGtggcacccctagttggttttggagtattgacgacaaacttggttgagggactaatgtgtttgtgagaattgtaggataacacaggtagtagttcctcattgattcggtttacctaccagagatgacccataaaaatgcatgaagacattgaagacaatggtggttcgtgaagatatTCACTCGAAGATAATGacctgtgaagacattcacttgaagactatggagtgcgaagacatagtgctacatcttgagcactgcgttggttttccccgaagaggaagggatgatgcagcaaagtagcgtaagtatttccctcagtttttgagaaccaaggtatcaatccagtaggaggctacgcgccattccctcgtacctacacaaaacaaataaatcctcgcaaccaacgcgataaggggttgtcaatccctacacggccacttacgagagtgagatctgatagatatgataagataatatttatggtatttctatgataaagatgcgaagtaaaataaaagcaaaggaactaACTAAGTAttcggagattaatatgatgaagatagaccgggggccataggtttcactagtggcttctctcgagagcataagtattctacggcgggtgaacaaattactgttgagcaattgacataattgagcatagttatgagaatatctaggtatgatcatgtatataggcatcacgtctgagacaagtagaccgactcctgcctgcatctactactattactccactcatcgaccgctatccagcatgcatctagagtattaagttaatgaaaacagagtaacgccttaagcaagatgacatgatgtagagggataaactcatgcaatatgatgaaaaccccatcttgttatcctcgatggcaacaatacaatacgtgccttgctgcccctactgtcactgggaaaggacactgcaagattgaacccaaagctaagcacttctcccattgcaagaaagatcaatctagtaggccaaaccaaactgataattcaaagagacttgcaaagataaccaatcatacataaaagaattcagagaagattcaaatattgttcatagatagacttgatcataaacccacaattcatcggtctcaacaaacacaccacaaaaagaagattacatcgaatagttctccacaagagagggggagagcattgtattgagatccaaaaagagagaagaagccatctagctactaactatggacccgtaggtctgaggtaaactactcacacttcatcggaggggctatggtgttgatgtagaagccctccatgatcgataccccctccggcggagctccggaacaggccccaagatgggatctcgtggatacagaaagttgcagctgtggaattagggttttggctctgtatctgatcgtttgggggtacgtaggtatatataggaggaaggagtacgtcggtggagcaacaggggcccacgagggtggagggcgcgcctcggggggtaggcgcgccccctacctcgtggcctcctcttttgtgtcttgacgtagggtccaagtctcctgggtcttgttcgttgagaaaatcacgttcctgaaggtttcattctgttggggatattactaccagtatgacccgcccaggaggggccgggtcagccctaatggcgggttacataagaagcccgataaacattcaagatgatagtttactaaacgtatagaaggcccaaaggcctggagcCGCCTTAAGGCCTGATACTGTAAACCGCCGTAtgaaaggaaagacttgtaaagaatggcatgtaaaggaagtcaccgagccggacacgattatgagcctgccgggactctgtaggccaccaggcgtcaacccgtgtatataagcggacgacccgatggcggtttaggacaagaaagaaccaagtcgataaccaagctggcgagttaagcctcttggagatcgaaacttcagcaataccaatcccaactagacgtaggcttttaccttcatcgtaaggggccgaactagtataaaaactctctcgtgtgtcctttgtcccgattaacccctttaagcttcctagtgcgatggccctacgactaagtccttgctctaggacatctgccgtgtcaactccacgacacattccgtctggactccgtttgatattccttttcttcaaaaccctaaaacaggcaaaaacaataattctgggctgggcctccagttaataggttagtcccaaaaataaaataaaagcggataataaagcccaataatgtccaaaacagtagataatatagcatggagcaatcaaaaattatagatacattggagacgtatcaagcatccccaagcttaattcctgctcgtcctcgagtaggtaaatgataaaaacagaatttttgatgtggagtgctacttggcataattttaatataattcttcttaattgtggtatgaatattcagatccgaaagattcaagataaaagtttaatattgacataaaaataataatacttcaagcatactaacaaagcaatcatgtcttctcaaaatagcatggccaaagaaagttatccctacaaaatcatatagtctggctatgctccatcttcaccatacaaaatctttaaatcatgcacaaccccgatgacaagccaagcaattgtttcatacttttggtgttctcaaactttttcaatcttcacgcaatacatgagcgtgagccatggatatagcactatgagtggaatagaatggtgcttgtggagaataaaaaaagggagaagatagtctcacatcaactaggcgtaccaacgggctatggagatgcccatcaatagatatcaatgtgagtgagtagggattgccatgcaacggatgcactagagctataagtatatgaaagctcaacaaaagaaagtaagtgggtgtgcatccaacttgcttgctcatgaagacctagggcattttgaggaagcccatcgttggaatatacaagccaagttctgtaatgaaaaattcccactagtatatgaaagtgataacataggagactctctatcatgaatatcatggtgctactttgaagcacaagtgtggtaaaaggatagtaacattgtaccttctctctttttctctcatttttctatttgggccttttctccctttttttatggcctcttttctttctctccttttttttatttttcgtccggagtctcatcccgacttgtgggggaatcatagtctccatcatcctttcctcactgggacaatgctctaataattatgatcatcacacttctatttttattacaactcaacaattacaactcgatacttagaacaaaatatgactctatatgaatgcctccggcggtgtaccgggatgtgcaatgaatcaagagtgacacgtatgaaagaattatgattggtggctttgccacaaatacggtgtcaactacatgatcatgctaagcaatatgacaatgatggagtgtgtcataataaacggaacggtggaaagttgcatggcaatatatctcggaatggctatggaaatgccataataggtaggtatggtggttgttttgaggaaggtatatggtaggtgtatgataccg
It encodes:
- the LOC119304258 gene encoding transcription factor bHLH167-like — translated: MDACALNSMEVKAKPARGGKSGRGSGGMAGVLLEKKESEKERRKRMKALCEKLASLIPREHCCCNADTMTQLGSLDAGASYIKKLKERIDELQRRRSSIQALDTIRGDTSIPTPTTITIMSSGAGSPEEGKAWEELAPVLQVRQHNGSAMEVRLICCMERPIKLHEVITIHEEEGATIVNANHSIAGHKMVYTIHSQAFSSRIGIDVSRVSERLGALALPCMHGNLQVLRYTDQSNVSPPKELVSNNDIGGTEKVSHPECETLVGQDQAMWSSMLASISPEIFE